A single Balneola sp. DNA region contains:
- a CDS encoding DUF883 family protein gives MSSTKIEEVQKKIGKTVTEATDVVQGRVEQTFDEVIDRLKDEKDRLEVELRHEYRNARRYVRANPERGLGIALAAGIVIGILLGRSTK, from the coding sequence ATGAGTTCCACAAAAATAGAAGAAGTTCAGAAGAAAATCGGGAAAACAGTTACCGAAGCTACAGATGTAGTTCAAGGAAGGGTTGAACAAACTTTTGATGAAGTAATCGACAGGCTAAAAGACGAAAAGGATCGACTTGAAGTAGAACTGAGACATGAGTACAGAAATGCCAGAAGATATGTTCGTGCTAATCCTGAACGGGGTCTGGGAATTGCGTTGGCTGCGGGGATAGTAATTGGTATTTTATTGGGCAGATCTACTAAATAA
- a CDS encoding peptide chain release factor 2 (programmed frameshift): MAINKDHLNDDYERLDALRRYLDYDKRKVRIIELTEQTQNPEFWSDPSKAQAIMKELDNEKSLVGGWGELNDLRESINVFLEFLEMGESVEDELEEEYSKLKKGLENLELRNMLKGSDDHRDAVVNFNPGAGGTESQDWAEMLYRMYTRWAEKSGFKVSVIDYQDGDVAGLKSATVEVQGTNAYGFLKAESGVHRLVRVSPFDSNARRHTSFCSVFVSPLIDDTIDVNINESEIELQRFHSSGAGGQNVNKVETGVRLIWTGKLSDGSEQRVVAECQQERSQLQNREKAMILLKSRIYELEKEIQEAEKARLEGSKGKNEWGSQIRSYVFDDQRVKDHRTNHETSNVSAVMDGDLDEFIKAFLLLISTEKQD, from the exons ATGGCTATTAATAAAGATCATCTAAATGATGATTACGAGCGATTGGACGCGCTCAGGAGGTATCTT GACTACGATAAGCGTAAAGTCAGGATCATTGAATTAACAGAGCAGACGCAAAACCCTGAATTCTGGAGTGATCCTTCAAAAGCCCAGGCAATAATGAAGGAGCTGGACAACGAGAAAAGTCTTGTTGGTGGATGGGGCGAACTGAACGATTTGAGAGAGAGTATTAATGTGTTTCTCGAATTTCTTGAAATGGGGGAGAGTGTGGAAGACGAGCTGGAAGAAGAGTATTCCAAACTCAAAAAAGGTCTTGAAAACCTTGAGCTAAGGAACATGCTCAAAGGAAGTGACGATCACCGTGATGCAGTTGTAAATTTTAACCCAGGAGCAGGTGGAACAGAAAGTCAGGATTGGGCCGAAATGCTTTACAGGATGTATACCCGTTGGGCCGAGAAAAGTGGTTTTAAGGTTTCAGTAATTGACTATCAGGACGGAGATGTTGCTGGACTAAAAAGTGCCACTGTGGAAGTACAAGGAACTAATGCTTATGGTTTTCTCAAGGCCGAAAGCGGTGTACATCGGTTAGTAAGGGTATCGCCTTTTGATAGCAATGCTCGAAGACATACTTCCTTTTGCTCCGTATTTGTTTCACCACTTATCGATGATACTATAGATGTGAACATCAATGAAAGTGAGATCGAGCTTCAACGATTCCATTCCAGTGGTGCGGGTGGGCAAAACGTGAACAAGGTTGAAACAGGAGTTCGTTTAATTTGGACAGGAAAACTCTCTGATGGAAGCGAACAGCGGGTTGTAGCCGAATGTCAACAGGAACGATCTCAGCTTCAGAACAGAGAAAAGGCTATGATTCTCCTTAAGTCAAGGATTTATGAGCTTGAGAAGGAAATACAGGAAGCTGAAAAAGCTCGTCTTGAAGGATCTAAAGGAAAAAATGAATGGGGTTCTCAGATTAGGAGTTATGTGTTTGACGATCAACGGGTAAAAGATCACCGCACTAATCATGAGACTTCCAATGTGAGTGCTGTCATGGATGGAGACCTCGACGAGTTTATAAAGGCATTTTTGCTTCTGATCTCTACTGAAAAACAAGATTAG
- a CDS encoding dephospho-CoA kinase, translating to MIRVGVTGGIGSGKTTLCKMWEDKGVYVLYMDDFAKHIMVSDPELVSSIKNVFGSQAYFEDGKLNREYLAHEAFHKGRVEELNAIVHPALWKASDKVADQKEEEGAKVFVKEAAILLKHGRPKNLDYVVLVLSDKERRIERTLKRDQTTEEKVQDRLNKQPDFENYQDLADFIVMNNGSVSELESEAERVLDLLK from the coding sequence ATGATTAGAGTAGGAGTTACTGGAGGAATTGGTTCTGGTAAAACTACATTATGCAAAATGTGGGAGGATAAAGGAGTTTATGTACTTTACATGGATGATTTTGCTAAACATATAATGGTATCGGATCCTGAGCTAGTATCGTCGATAAAAAATGTATTTGGGTCACAGGCTTATTTTGAGGATGGTAAACTAAACAGAGAATACCTGGCTCATGAAGCATTCCACAAAGGGAGAGTAGAAGAATTAAACGCAATTGTTCATCCTGCGTTATGGAAGGCTTCAGATAAGGTGGCAGATCAAAAAGAGGAAGAAGGAGCGAAGGTTTTCGTAAAAGAAGCAGCAATTCTTCTGAAACACGGAAGACCAAAGAACCTTGATTATGTAGTTCTGGTTTTGTCGGATAAAGAGAGAAGAATAGAAAGAACATTAAAAAGAGATCAAACAACAGAAGAGAAGGTTCAGGATAGGCTCAACAAACAGCCAGATTTTGAGAATTACCAAGATCTGGCAGACTTCATTGTGATGAATAATGGATCTGTTTCAGAGTTAGAGTCAGAAGCAGAAAGGGTACTAGATTTACTTAAATAA
- a CDS encoding class 1 fructose-bisphosphatase produces MSLNENQRLVTLEEFIIQSQNRFPGATGELSQLLRDIALASKIISREVNKAGITNILGNDGSTNVHGEDVKKLDTFADQQLISSLERSAITCMVISEENDGIVRLRSQGGKYIVYLDPLDGSSNIDVNVSIGSIFSIYMREARYDPSVVEADALQPGTRQVAAGYVLYGSSTTLAYTTGLGVSLFTLDPSIGEFILSDRNIRIPEHGTIYSINEGSYNSWDPGLKRYIKYCQEEHSETGRPYSARYIGSMVADIHRTLIKGGIFIYPHSKRYPDGKLRLMYECNPLSFIIEQAGGMATNGKHRILEIEPSAIHQRTPIFVGSKENVSRAMDFLFEYSEEEAV; encoded by the coding sequence ATGAGTTTAAATGAAAATCAACGCTTAGTTACTCTCGAAGAATTCATTATCCAATCTCAAAATCGCTTTCCGGGTGCTACCGGCGAACTCTCACAATTACTCAGGGATATAGCGCTTGCTTCAAAAATAATTTCCAGGGAAGTAAATAAAGCCGGCATCACAAATATTCTTGGGAACGACGGTTCTACTAATGTGCATGGGGAAGACGTGAAGAAGCTGGATACTTTTGCAGATCAGCAGTTGATTTCATCTTTGGAACGCTCAGCCATTACCTGTATGGTTATCTCAGAAGAGAATGATGGTATAGTTAGATTAAGGAGCCAAGGAGGCAAATACATCGTATATCTAGACCCGCTAGATGGTTCCTCAAACATTGATGTAAATGTTTCCATTGGCTCCATTTTTTCCATTTATATGAGAGAGGCTCGTTACGATCCATCAGTAGTAGAAGCAGATGCCCTTCAGCCTGGAACGCGCCAGGTTGCGGCTGGTTATGTACTCTATGGTTCCAGTACAACGTTGGCCTATACTACAGGTCTGGGTGTTTCGTTGTTTACATTGGACCCAAGTATCGGTGAATTTATTTTATCTGATCGTAACATTCGTATTCCCGAGCATGGTACTATTTATAGCATAAATGAAGGAAGCTACAATTCATGGGATCCAGGCTTAAAGAGATATATAAAATATTGCCAGGAAGAACACTCAGAAACTGGACGTCCCTATTCAGCTCGGTATATAGGCTCAATGGTTGCAGACATACATAGAACACTTATCAAAGGAGGTATCTTTATCTATCCACACAGTAAAAGATATCCTGATGGGAAGCTACGCCTTATGTATGAATGCAATCCATTGAGTTTTATCATTGAACAGGCCGGTGGTATGGCTACTAATGGAAAGCATAGAATCCTAGAGATTGAGCCCAGCGCCATACATCAACGAACGCCAATTTTTGTAGGTTCAAAAGAAAATGTATCAAGAGCGATGGATTTTCTTTTTGAATATTCGGAAGAAGAGGCAGTTTAG
- a CDS encoding T9SS C-terminal target domain-containing protein — protein MKHFFFILVAVILFVSQSFAQPTIHDDRITLRSVTNLPANTVRIKYNASNETLYFSTIGGDIYSVNIETGSQSQLSFTEPHNLQEVQGFDISNDGKFYIVGNIKDGIDFTNTATIMRGILDGTTITWEKVAETEPYPLSNTFFDHIMNGIVVSADNSTLYINSGSRTDHGEVHSVDGRYPELRETSLTAKILRIPADATDLFLPDNIDSLNANGYIFAEGIRNTFSLAFDKDGNLFGPDNAGERDDPGEFNWIQEGNHYGFPWRVGGNDTPMQFDGYDPDADIMLQPETNGYQFGFFYNDPDYPEPPEGVTFTEPLLNYGPDGVMYRNPDTDTILNAFEQDTAISSFTAHRSMLGLVFDTESALGAEFTNDGFTLAFSDDNFFIRWMDDPGEDLLHIELTEVDGTYEMTSTRIASDFISPIDAEIIGNKVYVAEYRNDSWLNVGANTRIWELTFPVNTTNTETELESPSNFTLHQNYPNPFNPTTTLSFDLKVPGFVELTVSDLTGREVQTLVNRAMAAETHSLRFDASNLSSGVYLYSLRVDDVLISTQKMVLVK, from the coding sequence ATGAAACACTTCTTTTTTATCTTAGTCGCGGTTATTCTATTCGTATCACAAAGTTTCGCTCAGCCTACTATTCATGATGATAGAATCACACTTCGTTCGGTAACAAATTTACCTGCTAATACTGTTCGAATTAAATACAATGCTTCCAACGAAACTCTTTATTTCTCTACCATTGGGGGGGATATTTATAGCGTTAATATTGAGACGGGGTCGCAATCACAGCTTTCATTTACTGAGCCACATAATCTTCAAGAAGTCCAGGGTTTTGATATTTCAAATGATGGGAAATTCTACATAGTTGGTAATATCAAAGACGGAATTGATTTCACTAATACTGCCACAATAATGAGAGGGATCTTAGATGGGACAACCATTACCTGGGAAAAAGTAGCTGAAACTGAGCCCTACCCTCTTAGCAACACCTTTTTTGATCACATTATGAATGGTATTGTAGTCAGTGCTGATAACTCCACTTTATACATAAACAGTGGCTCAAGGACCGATCACGGCGAGGTTCATTCTGTGGATGGAAGATATCCTGAACTGCGTGAAACTTCACTTACAGCAAAGATCCTGAGAATTCCTGCTGATGCCACTGACCTCTTTCTTCCCGATAATATCGATAGCCTAAATGCAAATGGATATATTTTTGCTGAAGGGATTAGAAATACCTTCAGTCTTGCCTTCGATAAAGATGGGAATCTATTTGGACCTGACAATGCCGGAGAACGAGATGATCCTGGTGAGTTTAACTGGATTCAGGAGGGCAACCATTATGGCTTCCCATGGAGAGTGGGTGGTAATGATACTCCAATGCAATTTGATGGCTATGACCCCGATGCTGATATAATGCTTCAACCAGAAACAAATGGATACCAGTTTGGGTTTTTCTATAACGACCCGGATTACCCAGAACCGCCAGAAGGAGTTACTTTTACCGAGCCTTTATTAAATTACGGACCTGATGGAGTTATGTATCGAAATCCCGATACTGATACAATTCTGAATGCGTTTGAGCAGGATACCGCCATTAGTTCTTTTACTGCCCATCGCTCCATGTTAGGATTAGTATTTGATACGGAATCAGCCTTAGGCGCCGAATTTACTAACGATGGTTTTACTTTGGCTTTTTCTGATGACAACTTCTTTATTCGTTGGATGGATGATCCGGGCGAAGATCTGCTTCATATAGAACTAACTGAAGTAGATGGTACTTATGAAATGACTTCAACCAGAATAGCAAGTGATTTCATAAGTCCGATTGATGCGGAGATTATTGGAAATAAAGTCTATGTCGCAGAATACAGAAATGACTCCTGGCTTAATGTAGGTGCCAATACCAGGATTTGGGAGCTCACCTTCCCTGTTAATACTACAAATACTGAAACTGAGCTGGAATCGCCCTCCAATTTTACGCTACATCAAAACTATCCAAATCCATTTAACCCAACAACCACACTTAGCTTTGATTTAAAAGTTCCGGGCTTTGTCGAGCTTACGGTTAGCGATCTTACTGGAAGAGAAGTCCAAACATTGGTTAACCGAGCAATGGCTGCTGAAACACACTCGCTTCGTTTTGACGCTTCGAATCTATCTTCAGGGGTATACCTGTATTCACTAAGAGTTGATGATGTGCTTATCAGTACTCAGAAAATGGTACTGGTGAAGTAG
- a CDS encoding DUF192 domain-containing protein, whose amino-acid sequence MRFHLKLGSIFTLSLFVFLFTSCDSGSKENQQSASKGRVVVPESELTFINESGEAIVSLNIAIADEPLERNQGLMDVRSMPENTGMLFIFDSETPQSFWMANTPLPLDIMYVNSDSVIVRIYQNTTPFSETSLPSEAPAIYVVETNGGYALTYGITEGMKIRF is encoded by the coding sequence ATGAGGTTCCATTTGAAATTAGGTAGCATATTCACACTATCACTTTTTGTATTCTTATTCACTTCCTGTGATTCTGGGAGTAAAGAAAATCAACAATCAGCTAGCAAGGGTCGGGTAGTCGTCCCAGAAAGCGAACTCACTTTTATTAATGAAAGTGGAGAAGCAATTGTAAGCTTGAATATAGCTATAGCAGATGAACCTCTGGAACGAAACCAGGGGCTTATGGATGTTCGCTCAATGCCAGAAAACACCGGAATGTTATTCATTTTTGATTCTGAAACCCCGCAAAGCTTTTGGATGGCCAATACCCCCCTTCCTCTGGATATTATGTATGTAAACAGCGACAGCGTAATCGTTCGTATCTACCAAAATACTACCCCTTTTTCAGAAACTTCCCTTCCCTCTGAAGCTCCTGCTATTTATGTGGTAGAAACGAATGGAGGCTACGCACTTACCTATGGAATCACAGAAGGCATGAAAATCAGATTTTAA
- a CDS encoding glycosyl hydrolase, which produces MRLIKFPVFALILSMLAVSLSFAQVVPPSSVEQIENSVQQRAELRANSIFNDYPMRSVGPVVMSGRVTDIAVHPENSRVFYIGFGSGGVFKTTNSGNTFTPIFDHQDGALGVGDMDISSANPDILWIGTGENNSSRSTYAGTGIYKSSDGGETWEFSGLRGSQHIGKIISHPTDENTVWVASMGALYSSNPDRGVFKSTDGGETWNRTLFINDSTGVIDLIIHPTNPDILWATSWERDRKAWNFKEGGIASGLYKSTDGGESWNQITEGLPAGEHVGRMGIDISQSNPDILYAFLDNQFETKTERDASQGLNQTDFLDMSKRNFLRLDDKDLNQYLRSNRFPSEYTAASVKADIEMDKYQPRALADYLGDANAALFNTSIKGLEIYRSEDGGNSWELANSYPLNGVVFTYGYYFGEVRVDPNDPETIYTFGVPFLKSTDGGKTWEQKARNQSVHVDHHALWINPDDSEHILLGNDGGLYESHDGGENFIHHNTIAVGQFYTVNVDMEEPYNIYGGLQDNGTFKGPSTSTGNRARPWTRIGGGDGMHVAPNPENPDIVYVGFQYGNYTRRDLENNENMRITPIHKLGEPRYRYNWNTPVNMSWHNPDIIYFGSQRLNRSFNEGKDWQTISPDLTHDLPNGNVPYSTLTTIAESPLSFDVIWAGSDDGMIHVTTDGGASWNRVSDDLPQRRWISEVHASGYDEATAYVSLNGYRWDEFDTYLYKTTDYGQSWTSVKGNLPNEVANVIIQDPVNPSILYAGLDFGSYVSFDDGKEWHYLTNMPNVASYDMIVHPRDLELVVATHGRSIWVMDVKPLHVVAERLDESITAIKPESIRQSRFWGMQTAQWRERSMPNVELIYFLGNKRSDQDVSIVVRDENGDEVSSIETSGNYGFNTYNWNLVKAETEDGFTFLEKGKYTLEFKTGRNTHEVPFEIR; this is translated from the coding sequence ATGCGCTTGATCAAATTTCCCGTCTTTGCTCTTATTCTATCTATGCTTGCTGTTTCCTTATCCTTTGCACAAGTCGTCCCCCCTTCTTCTGTAGAGCAAATTGAAAACTCCGTTCAACAGCGTGCCGAACTCCGGGCTAATTCGATATTCAATGATTACCCCATGAGAAGTGTAGGCCCGGTAGTAATGAGTGGACGAGTAACCGATATAGCAGTACATCCTGAAAACTCACGAGTATTCTATATAGGCTTCGGATCAGGTGGGGTTTTTAAAACTACTAATAGTGGAAACACTTTTACCCCAATTTTTGATCATCAGGATGGTGCATTAGGCGTAGGCGATATGGATATCTCATCAGCTAATCCAGATATCCTTTGGATTGGAACCGGAGAAAATAACAGTAGCCGCTCTACCTATGCGGGAACAGGAATATATAAAAGCTCAGACGGTGGCGAGACGTGGGAGTTTTCAGGATTAAGAGGCTCTCAACATATTGGAAAGATCATAAGTCACCCTACTGATGAGAATACAGTTTGGGTAGCAAGTATGGGAGCATTGTATAGTTCAAACCCTGATCGCGGAGTATTTAAAAGTACCGATGGAGGAGAAACATGGAATCGAACCTTGTTTATTAACGATAGTACAGGTGTAATTGATCTAATCATACATCCTACAAACCCGGACATTCTTTGGGCTACTTCATGGGAAAGAGATAGAAAAGCCTGGAATTTTAAAGAAGGTGGTATTGCATCAGGTTTATATAAATCTACTGACGGTGGAGAAAGCTGGAATCAGATTACGGAAGGTTTACCAGCAGGCGAGCATGTTGGTAGAATGGGTATCGATATAAGTCAATCTAACCCTGATATACTGTATGCGTTTCTCGATAATCAATTCGAAACTAAAACAGAACGCGATGCTTCCCAAGGGTTAAACCAGACCGATTTCCTGGACATGAGCAAAAGAAATTTCTTACGATTGGACGATAAAGACCTCAATCAATACTTACGCTCTAATCGCTTTCCTTCTGAATACACCGCAGCATCAGTAAAAGCAGATATTGAAATGGATAAATACCAGCCAAGAGCTTTGGCTGATTACCTTGGAGATGCTAATGCTGCACTTTTTAATACCAGCATTAAAGGCCTCGAAATATACCGATCAGAAGATGGGGGTAATAGCTGGGAACTTGCCAATAGCTACCCTCTAAATGGAGTAGTATTTACTTATGGCTATTATTTTGGAGAAGTAAGAGTCGATCCTAACGACCCGGAAACAATTTATACCTTTGGTGTTCCTTTTCTTAAATCGACAGATGGAGGAAAAACCTGGGAGCAGAAAGCAAGAAATCAATCTGTTCACGTAGATCACCATGCGCTATGGATTAATCCAGATGATTCTGAACATATTCTTCTTGGAAACGATGGCGGGTTGTATGAGAGCCATGATGGTGGAGAGAATTTCATTCATCATAACACAATTGCTGTTGGTCAATTCTACACAGTGAATGTAGATATGGAAGAGCCTTATAATATTTATGGAGGCCTTCAGGATAATGGAACTTTTAAAGGCCCTTCTACCTCTACAGGAAACAGGGCACGTCCCTGGACTAGAATCGGTGGTGGTGATGGTATGCACGTGGCTCCAAATCCGGAAAACCCTGATATAGTGTATGTTGGTTTCCAGTATGGAAATTATACCCGTCGCGATCTAGAGAATAATGAGAATATGAGAATCACCCCTATTCATAAACTAGGAGAACCACGATACCGGTATAACTGGAATACCCCGGTTAATATGAGCTGGCATAATCCAGACATTATCTATTTCGGTTCTCAGCGATTGAATCGTTCATTTAATGAAGGAAAAGACTGGCAGACTATTAGCCCTGATTTAACTCATGATTTACCCAATGGGAATGTCCCTTATTCAACACTAACTACGATTGCTGAATCTCCCCTTTCGTTTGATGTAATCTGGGCTGGTAGCGATGACGGTATGATTCATGTAACTACGGATGGTGGGGCAAGCTGGAATCGGGTTTCAGATGATCTTCCTCAACGGCGATGGATAAGTGAAGTACATGCTTCCGGATATGATGAAGCTACAGCTTATGTTTCTTTAAATGGGTATCGATGGGATGAATTTGACACCTATCTTTACAAGACAACAGATTACGGGCAGAGCTGGACTTCAGTGAAAGGAAACTTACCTAATGAAGTAGCCAATGTGATTATCCAGGATCCGGTTAATCCTTCCATTTTATATGCCGGTCTTGATTTTGGAAGCTATGTAAGCTTCGATGATGGAAAAGAATGGCACTATCTCACAAATATGCCAAATGTTGCCTCCTATGATATGATTGTTCATCCCAGAGATTTAGAGCTGGTAGTTGCTACACACGGCCGTAGTATCTGGGTAATGGATGTAAAACCACTACATGTCGTAGCTGAGAGACTAGATGAATCTATTACTGCAATCAAACCTGAATCTATACGACAATCCAGATTTTGGGGAATGCAAACGGCACAATGGAGAGAACGATCCATGCCAAATGTAGAACTGATTTACTTCCTGGGTAATAAAAGAAGTGATCAGGATGTTAGCATTGTTGTAAGAGATGAGAACGGAGATGAAGTTTCTTCAATAGAGACTTCTGGTAACTACGGATTCAATACATACAACTGGAATCTTGTTAAAGCAGAAACCGAAGATGGATTTACCTTTTTAGAGAAAGGGAAATACACATTAGAATTTAAAACCGGAAGAAATACCCATGAGGTTCCATTTGAAATTAGGTAG
- a CDS encoding ribosome maturation factor, protein MTPDVTETIKELASPLAEEKELFLVDVELKTGSGTEVWVYLDGEDKAVNIDECAEISRELGFLIDAHELLGDKYRLNVSSPGLSRPLTDRRQYKKNIERTLKVRYRTEDQEVEKVEGVISAVEDDEVVLSAGNIATRIPFESIIEAKIIPVIK, encoded by the coding sequence ATGACACCAGATGTTACCGAAACTATTAAAGAATTAGCGTCTCCGCTTGCGGAGGAGAAAGAGCTGTTTCTTGTAGATGTTGAGCTGAAGACCGGAAGCGGTACAGAGGTATGGGTATATCTTGATGGAGAAGACAAGGCAGTGAATATTGATGAATGTGCTGAAATTAGCAGAGAATTAGGGTTTTTAATTGATGCGCATGAGTTACTAGGCGATAAGTACCGGTTAAATGTATCCTCTCCTGGGTTGAGCAGGCCATTGACCGATCGTCGTCAATACAAAAAGAATATTGAGCGTACGCTAAAAGTAAGATATCGGACAGAGGATCAGGAAGTTGAAAAGGTAGAAGGAGTTATTTCAGCGGTAGAAGATGATGAGGTAGTTCTCTCAGCCGGAAACATCGCTACCAGGATTCCTTTTGAGTCCATTATAGAAGCAAAAATCATCCCAGTAATAAAATAG
- the nusA gene encoding transcription termination/antitermination protein NusA, giving the protein MQNDLSKQIISSFAEIAKEKGIDRDLLLSILEDVFRTMIRKKYETDDAFEVILNADRGEIQILHVQEVVPKEELSDPVAEIALEDAQKIDPDIELYDELAQEVQILDFGRRAVMMARQQLAQRIREIEKDNIYEDYSDRVGEIILGDVYQVRHNKDILVNHNGVELLLPKNEQIYKDRYRKGDTIRAVVIGVHMKNGNPTVIISRTSELFLERLFENEIPEVFDGIIELVKIARAPGDRSKVAVLSHDERVDPVGACVGMKGIRIHAIVRELQNENIDVINYTEDKIEFIKRALQPAEVMKVELSEDGAKANVLVPADEVSKAIGKGGVNIRLASRLAESEIDVYREVEEEDDIDLAEFEEDFGAENIQRLHEIGCDTARAVLELSADEIVSRTNGEIDEELATKIINVIAYEFDE; this is encoded by the coding sequence ATGCAAAACGATTTATCAAAACAAATTATCTCCTCATTTGCTGAGATTGCTAAAGAAAAAGGCATTGACAGGGATTTACTGTTATCCATTCTGGAGGATGTATTCCGGACGATGATTCGGAAGAAGTATGAGACCGATGACGCCTTCGAGGTAATTCTGAACGCCGACAGGGGAGAAATACAGATCCTTCATGTACAGGAAGTAGTGCCTAAAGAAGAGCTGTCTGATCCTGTAGCCGAGATCGCTCTTGAAGATGCCCAAAAGATTGATCCTGATATCGAATTATATGATGAGTTGGCACAGGAAGTACAGATTCTTGATTTCGGACGCCGTGCCGTGATGATGGCTCGCCAGCAGTTAGCACAACGTATTCGTGAGATCGAAAAGGATAATATCTACGAAGATTATAGCGATCGTGTAGGGGAAATCATCTTAGGTGATGTGTACCAGGTGCGCCATAACAAAGACATTCTTGTAAACCACAACGGTGTTGAGCTTCTTCTTCCTAAGAATGAGCAGATCTATAAAGACCGTTACCGAAAAGGAGATACCATCCGAGCGGTAGTAATTGGTGTTCACATGAAAAATGGAAACCCAACGGTAATTATCTCCAGAACTTCAGAACTATTCCTTGAGCGACTGTTCGAAAATGAGATTCCAGAAGTGTTTGACGGTATTATCGAATTGGTGAAAATTGCCCGTGCTCCTGGTGATCGTTCTAAAGTAGCGGTTCTTTCACATGATGAGCGTGTAGATCCAGTCGGAGCGTGTGTAGGTATGAAAGGTATTCGTATCCATGCTATCGTACGTGAACTTCAAAATGAAAATATCGATGTCATCAACTACACTGAGGATAAAATCGAATTCATCAAAAGAGCTCTACAGCCAGCTGAAGTAATGAAGGTTGAGCTAAGTGAAGATGGCGCCAAAGCGAATGTATTGGTGCCAGCTGATGAAGTTTCCAAGGCAATTGGTAAAGGTGGTGTTAACATTAGGTTGGCATCCCGATTAGCTGAATCAGAAATCGATGTTTACCGCGAAGTGGAAGAGGAAGATGATATTGATCTGGCAGAATTTGAAGAAGATTTTGGCGCAGAGAATATCCAGCGACTACACGAAATCGGCTGTGATACAGCTCGTGCTGTACTCGAATTGTCTGCTGATGAGATCGTAAGCAGAACAAATGGTGAGATTGATGAAGAGCTTGCCACCAAGATTATTAATGTAATTGCTTACGAGTTTGACGAGTAA